In Mugil cephalus isolate CIBA_MC_2020 chromosome 20, CIBA_Mcephalus_1.1, whole genome shotgun sequence, the following are encoded in one genomic region:
- the junbb gene encoding junB proto-oncogene, AP-1 transcription factor subunit b, with protein MSTKMEQPFYHDDSFLSAYGHSDAAMHDYKLLKQNMNLNLTEPYRNLKSQLRAETDLYQGGQQDVGSLKLASPELERLIIQNSNGVITTPTPGQYFYNRGITDEQEGFAEGFVKALDELHKMNQMPPPNVSIGAGGVTTCSPAASSVFGSALQPEPPIYTTLNAYCPNTSLSSASSYPTATISYLPPHQQSHPQTSTHGTHPFQHTLPGSGLHPQRLVALKEEPQTVPDLLSSDGSPPMSPIDLETQERIKAERKRLRNRLAATKCRRRKLERIARLEEKVKVLKNDNAGLSNTASVLRDQVAQLKQKVLTHVSSGCQLMLTSKMEAF; from the coding sequence ATGTCTACAAAGATGGAACAGCCTTTTTATCATGACGACTCTTTTCTGTCGGCTTACGGCCACTCAGATGCAGCAATGCACGACTACAAACTGCTAAAGCAGAATATGAATTTGAACTTGACAGAGCCATATCGCAACCTGAAATCCCAGCTGAGAGCCGAGACAGACCTGTACCAAGGGGGTCAGCAAGACGTGGGATCCCTGAAGCTCGCGTCCCCAGAACTAGAGAGGCTCATCATTCAAAACAGTAACGGTGTTatcaccacccccaccccgggGCAGTACTTCTACAACCGGGGCATCACCGATGAGCAGGAGGGGTTCGCCGAGGGCTTCGTGAAAGCGCTGGACGAGCTCCACAAGATGAACCAGATGCCTCCTCCTAACGTGTCCATCGGAGCCGGTGGAGTTACGACGTGTTCGCCGGCGGCCTCTAGTGTCTTCGGCTCTGCCCTGCAGCCCGAGCCTCCAATCTACACGACACTGAACGCCTACTGCCCGAACACAAGCCTCTCTTCCGCATCCAGCTACCCCACGGCCACGATCAGCTACTTGCCGCCGCACCAGCAGAGCCACCCGCAGACGTCGACGCACGGCACGCACCCCTTCCAGCACACTCTCCCCGGCTCCGGGCTCCATCCGCAGCGGCTGGTCGCTCTGAAAGAGGAGCCCCAGACCGTACCTGACCTCCTCAGCAGCGACGGCTCGCCCCCGATGTCTCCCATCGACCTGGAGACCCAGGAGAGGATCAAGGCGGAGCGCAAGAGGCTGAGGAACCGGCTAGCCGCCACCAAGTGCAGGAGGCGCAAGCTGGAGCGCATCGCCCGgctggaggagaaggtgaaggTGCTGAAGAACGACAACGCGGGGCTCTCCAACACGGCGTCGGTGCTGCGGGACCAGGTCGCCCAGCTCAAACAGAAGGTCCTGACACACGTGAGCAGCGGCTGTCAGCTGATGCTCACAAGCAAGATGGAGGCGTTTTAG